In Euphorbia lathyris chromosome 10, ddEupLath1.1, whole genome shotgun sequence, a single genomic region encodes these proteins:
- the LOC136208089 gene encoding homeobox-leucine zipper protein HAT14 isoform X1, with amino-acid sequence MELALSLGDSSKALKFLDNTTPKISNNKDVGFSMGLGSSQEIKDPVQLQLDLLPFTPVPVPRRQIPFPWLQDNLGSETDGSGREVKRLSAEETEEGENSGASSFQMDFGNRNGRGSKRDMESDDDENGLTRKKLRLSKEQSAFLEESFKEHNTLNPKQKIGLAKQLNLRPRQVEVWFQNRRARTKLKQTEVDCEYLKRCCETLTEENRRLQKELQELRTLKTSQPFYMQLPATTLTMCPSCERVATTTTTKNPVRNNLHLFSHAKQLHTAS; translated from the exons ATGGAGCTAGCTTTGAGCTTAGGTGATAGCTCTAAAGCATTGAAGTTTCTAGATAATACGACTCCTAAGATTTCAAACAATAAAGATGTAGGCTTTTCTATGGGTTTAGGATCATCTCAAGAAATCAAAGATCCCGTCCAGCTTCAGCTTGATCTGCTTCCTTTCACTCCTGTTCCTGTTCCTCGTAGACAGATTCCTTTTCCATGGCTTCAAGATAATC TGGGGTCTGAAACAGATGGATCCGGTAGAGAAGTGAAGAGGTTATCGGCGGAGGAgacagaagaaggagaaaacagTGGTGCGTCGTCGTTTCAGATGGATTTTGGTAACAGAAATGGTAGGGGTAGTAAAAGAGATATGGAGAGTGATGATGATGAAAACGGATTGACTCGGAAGAAACTGAGACTGTCTAAAGAACAGTCAGCTTTTCTTGAAGAGAGCTTCAAAGAACACAACACCCTCAACCCC AAGCAGAAGATTGGTTTAGCAAAGCAGTTGAATCTTCGGCCTCGGCAAGTAGAAGTGTGGTTCCAGAACAGAAGAGCAAG GACAAAATTGAAGCAGACAGAGGTAGATTGTGAGTATTTAAAGAGATGCTGCGAGACACTGACAGAAGAGAACAGGAGGTTGCAAAAGGAATTGCAAGAGTTAAGAACTTTAAAAACCTCACAACCTTTCTACATGCAACTACCTGCTACCACTCTCACTATGTGCCCTTCATGCGAGCGCgtcgccaccaccaccaccaccaaaaACCCAGTTAGGAACAACTTACACCTTTTCTCTCATGCTAAACAACTTCACACCGCATCATAA
- the LOC136208089 gene encoding homeobox-leucine zipper protein HAT14 isoform X2 → MELALSLGDSSKALKFLDNTTPKISNNKDVGFSMGLGSSQEIKDPVQLQLDLLPFTPVPVPRRQIPFPWLQDNHGSGREVKRLSAEETEEGENSGASSFQMDFGNRNGRGSKRDMESDDDENGLTRKKLRLSKEQSAFLEESFKEHNTLNPKQKIGLAKQLNLRPRQVEVWFQNRRARTKLKQTEVDCEYLKRCCETLTEENRRLQKELQELRTLKTSQPFYMQLPATTLTMCPSCERVATTTTTKNPVRNNLHLFSHAKQLHTAS, encoded by the exons ATGGAGCTAGCTTTGAGCTTAGGTGATAGCTCTAAAGCATTGAAGTTTCTAGATAATACGACTCCTAAGATTTCAAACAATAAAGATGTAGGCTTTTCTATGGGTTTAGGATCATCTCAAGAAATCAAAGATCCCGTCCAGCTTCAGCTTGATCTGCTTCCTTTCACTCCTGTTCCTGTTCCTCGTAGACAGATTCCTTTTCCATGGCTTCAAGATAATC ATGGATCCGGTAGAGAAGTGAAGAGGTTATCGGCGGAGGAgacagaagaaggagaaaacagTGGTGCGTCGTCGTTTCAGATGGATTTTGGTAACAGAAATGGTAGGGGTAGTAAAAGAGATATGGAGAGTGATGATGATGAAAACGGATTGACTCGGAAGAAACTGAGACTGTCTAAAGAACAGTCAGCTTTTCTTGAAGAGAGCTTCAAAGAACACAACACCCTCAACCCC AAGCAGAAGATTGGTTTAGCAAAGCAGTTGAATCTTCGGCCTCGGCAAGTAGAAGTGTGGTTCCAGAACAGAAGAGCAAG GACAAAATTGAAGCAGACAGAGGTAGATTGTGAGTATTTAAAGAGATGCTGCGAGACACTGACAGAAGAGAACAGGAGGTTGCAAAAGGAATTGCAAGAGTTAAGAACTTTAAAAACCTCACAACCTTTCTACATGCAACTACCTGCTACCACTCTCACTATGTGCCCTTCATGCGAGCGCgtcgccaccaccaccaccaccaaaaACCCAGTTAGGAACAACTTACACCTTTTCTCTCATGCTAAACAACTTCACACCGCATCATAA